The following proteins come from a genomic window of Paenibacillus sp. CAA11:
- a CDS encoding response regulator yields MLLVDPDHRSKEITHALINGERISFSYEFQTASPADAMSILSRDYNSLVVISLRSSEDEGLRLCGQIRRISHVPIILIGGSKDFQVARKALSYRVSDFLPDPFMPRDFVESMEKVKSQSEDVFASRSELAVYPANKASSVPSASIIDKVTAYIEDTLDQNITLKEISNIFHFNYSYLGQKFKDQMSMTFKEYLLQQRMEKAKYLLANTNLKVYEIAKEVGYVELDWFYKKFKSYTGVSAKEFRKQITLSA; encoded by the coding sequence GTGCTGCTTGTTGATCCCGATCATCGTTCAAAAGAAATAACGCATGCCCTGATTAACGGAGAACGGATCAGTTTCTCTTATGAATTCCAAACCGCTTCACCTGCTGATGCCATGTCTATATTATCCAGAGATTACAACTCCCTTGTAGTGATTAGTCTGAGATCCTCAGAGGATGAAGGTCTCCGGCTGTGCGGACAAATCCGGAGAATCAGCCATGTGCCGATTATATTAATCGGCGGCAGCAAAGACTTTCAAGTGGCTCGGAAAGCATTGTCCTACCGTGTAAGCGACTTTTTGCCGGACCCCTTTATGCCGCGGGACTTTGTAGAAAGTATGGAAAAGGTAAAGTCTCAATCAGAGGACGTCTTCGCATCTCGATCAGAACTTGCTGTTTATCCCGCCAACAAAGCTTCTTCAGTGCCTTCAGCCAGCATTATTGATAAGGTCACAGCTTATATTGAAGATACGCTGGATCAGAATATCACACTGAAGGAAATATCAAATATTTTTCATTTTAATTATTCTTACTTGGGACAAAAATTTAAAGACCAAATGAGCATGACCTTCAAAGAATACCTACTTCAACAGCGCATGGAAAAAGCGAAATACTTGCTGGCAAACACAAATTTGAAAGTTTATGAAATTGCCAAGGAAGTTGGATATGTCGAGCTTGACTGGTTCTACAAGAAATTCAAGTCTTATACGGGGGTTAGTGCCAAAGAATTTAGGAAGCAAATCACCCTCTCTGCATAA
- a CDS encoding ABC transporter substrate-binding protein, whose protein sequence is MRIRKTLMLLCTLVLILSACSSSSSSSQNGANKKVNQEAKENNSTTTANTNNKVDTGGDQTYKTPEMNFDMGGRTIKMVSWWDMTIPEDNPDNIQRKKNLEELEKKHNFKMEYVAIDYGEYQQKVTASLLAGEPIGDIVRLGKFYTIPTLVKQDLFWPIDEYTKNPVSFNQQVTDEYMRYNGRGYGFNNQANIVQGIFYNRTLMNKLGMKPLQEYVNEDKWNWDTFIQVAKEANKDTNNDGKLDSWGLANPSPLEFALISNETSLTKEDKQNLSDPKTIEALNFVSQIAREKVARPTEGGDWTEPDQFFRQGNTLMYTGALFQLDGFKKDMPDADIGFVPFPKGPSASKYHSYEAAYQALFIPKAVKDPDKLLYIWEKINDIDSIYDYPDQASYESLLTNEEDISNAKEVAANMVLLDHKTFPNLKYYDFVGELSDGTSVSTVVEKYKASFQAAIDEVYGKK, encoded by the coding sequence ATGCGAATTCGGAAAACGTTGATGCTGCTCTGTACGCTGGTGCTTATATTGTCGGCCTGCAGCAGTAGCAGCTCAAGCTCACAAAACGGGGCTAACAAAAAGGTGAACCAGGAGGCAAAGGAGAACAACAGTACAACAACTGCCAATACAAATAATAAGGTGGATACGGGAGGCGATCAGACGTACAAGACGCCAGAAATGAATTTTGACATGGGCGGCAGAACGATCAAAATGGTCTCGTGGTGGGATATGACAATCCCGGAGGATAATCCGGACAATATCCAGCGTAAGAAGAATCTTGAAGAGCTGGAGAAGAAGCATAACTTCAAGATGGAGTATGTAGCAATTGATTATGGCGAATACCAGCAGAAAGTGACGGCATCTTTATTAGCGGGAGAGCCGATCGGGGACATTGTTAGACTTGGAAAGTTTTATACCATTCCCACGCTCGTAAAACAGGATTTATTCTGGCCCATTGATGAGTATACAAAAAATCCAGTTTCATTCAATCAGCAAGTAACAGATGAATATATGCGTTACAACGGAAGAGGTTATGGGTTCAACAACCAAGCCAATATCGTACAGGGTATTTTTTACAACCGTACGCTGATGAACAAGCTCGGCATGAAACCTCTGCAAGAGTATGTGAACGAAGACAAGTGGAATTGGGATACCTTTATCCAAGTTGCAAAAGAGGCTAATAAGGATACGAATAACGACGGTAAATTAGATTCCTGGGGGCTTGCTAACCCTTCGCCATTGGAATTTGCATTAATATCCAATGAAACTAGTCTTACAAAAGAGGACAAACAAAATCTAAGTGATCCTAAAACAATAGAAGCGCTTAACTTTGTTTCACAGATTGCAAGGGAGAAAGTAGCCCGACCGACTGAAGGCGGAGATTGGACTGAACCAGACCAGTTCTTCCGTCAAGGTAACACGTTGATGTATACAGGAGCTCTATTTCAGTTAGATGGATTTAAGAAGGATATGCCTGATGCTGATATTGGTTTTGTTCCTTTTCCTAAGGGGCCGAGCGCTTCAAAATATCATTCTTACGAGGCGGCATATCAAGCTTTATTCATCCCTAAAGCGGTGAAGGATCCTGATAAATTACTTTATATTTGGGAGAAAATTAATGACATTGATTCTATATATGACTATCCAGACCAGGCATCTTATGAAAGTCTGCTTACGAATGAAGAAGATATAAGTAATGCGAAGGAAGTAGCGGCCAATATGGTCTTACTCGACCACAAGACCTTTCCTAACTTAAAGTACTATGATTTTGTCGGGGAGCTCAGTGATGGAACCTCGGTATCCACCGTTGTAGAGAAATACAAGGCATCATTCCAGGCAGCGATCGATGAGGTATATGGAAAGAAGTAA